From Chloroflexota bacterium, a single genomic window includes:
- a CDS encoding ATP-binding protein, producing MADDRLGLIVEGSLVDGLRARLDGLQSIEDVRVGQFVRVTGRKHDYFCLVTDVRLDSTSHDMVADPPVPDDLFALEVLAGTTAYGALAVQPMLMLARDGSEDAATEDGPRPVRTIPPHFAEVFTAAEGDFDRVFGAEADHRFEIGQPLDMDVPVRLDLKRFVERSNGVFGKSGTGKSFLTRLLLCGVVTSGAAVNLIFDMHSEYGWTSQSEGGYGVKGLKPLFGSRVQVYTLDPRSTTSNDGLIKIGLNEIEIEDIELLADELRLNATAVESAALCESRLGRDWIAQLTDEDVVIAELNGRVGAHEGSLSALQRKLLLIRRLPFVQPHVSDRDSGLDRLLAALGQRQHVVLEFGQHNSLLAYMLAANVITRRIHREWTKKVEAHKQGGGQAPPQLTITIEEAHKFLNSRAANQTIFGTIARELRKYNVTLLVVDQRPSGIDDEVLSQIGTRITCALNDDKDIEAVLAGVSGAGHLRSILASLDSRQQAMILGHAVPMPMALRTRTYDETFYAWVAEAASKMPRLVTNDRPWGQDPIATSVKPTRKYQDLFPDDE from the coding sequence GTGGCAGATGATCGCCTGGGCCTGATCGTCGAGGGCTCGCTCGTGGATGGCCTGCGTGCGCGGCTCGATGGCCTCCAGTCCATCGAGGACGTGCGCGTCGGCCAGTTCGTGCGCGTCACCGGCCGCAAGCACGACTACTTTTGTCTGGTGACCGATGTCCGCCTCGACTCGACCAGCCACGACATGGTGGCCGATCCGCCCGTGCCCGACGATCTCTTCGCGCTGGAGGTGCTGGCTGGCACCACGGCCTACGGCGCGCTGGCGGTCCAGCCGATGCTGATGCTGGCCCGCGACGGCTCGGAAGACGCCGCGACGGAGGACGGCCCGCGCCCCGTCCGCACCATCCCGCCGCACTTCGCCGAGGTCTTCACGGCGGCCGAGGGCGATTTCGACCGCGTCTTCGGCGCGGAGGCCGATCATCGCTTCGAGATCGGGCAGCCGCTCGACATGGATGTGCCCGTCCGCCTCGATCTGAAACGGTTCGTGGAGCGCTCCAACGGCGTCTTCGGGAAGTCCGGCACCGGCAAGAGTTTTCTGACGCGGCTGCTGCTCTGTGGCGTCGTGACCAGCGGCGCGGCCGTCAACCTGATCTTCGACATGCACAGCGAGTACGGCTGGACCAGCCAGAGCGAGGGCGGCTACGGGGTCAAGGGGCTGAAGCCGCTGTTCGGCTCGCGGGTCCAGGTCTACACGCTCGATCCGCGCTCCACCACCAGCAACGACGGCCTCATCAAGATCGGGCTGAACGAGATCGAGATCGAGGACATCGAGCTGCTGGCCGACGAGCTGCGGCTGAACGCCACAGCCGTCGAGTCGGCGGCGCTGTGCGAGTCGCGGCTCGGGCGGGACTGGATCGCGCAGCTGACCGACGAGGACGTGGTCATTGCCGAGCTGAATGGGCGGGTCGGCGCGCACGAAGGCTCGCTGTCAGCGCTCCAGCGCAAGCTGCTGCTGATCCGCCGTCTGCCGTTCGTGCAGCCGCACGTCAGCGACCGCGATTCTGGCCTGGATCGGCTGCTGGCGGCGCTCGGCCAGCGCCAGCACGTGGTGTTGGAGTTCGGGCAGCACAACAGCCTGCTGGCCTACATGCTGGCCGCCAACGTCATCACACGGCGCATCCACCGTGAGTGGACGAAGAAGGTCGAGGCGCACAAGCAGGGCGGCGGGCAGGCGCCCCCGCAGTTGACCATCACCATCGAAGAGGCCCACAAGTTTCTCAACTCGCGGGCGGCCAACCAGACGATCTTCGGGACCATCGCGCGGGAGCTGCGGAAGTACAACGTGACGCTGCTGGTGGTCGATCAGCGGCCCTCGGGCATCGACGACGAGGTGCTCTCGCAGATCGGTACGCGGATCACCTGCGCCCTCAACGACGACAAGGACATCGAGGCGGTGCTGGCGGGTGTCAGCGGCGCTGGGCACCTCCGCTCGATCCTCGCCAGCCTCGACTCGCGCCAGCAGGCGATGATCCTCGGGCACGCCGTCCCGATGCCGATGGCGCTGCGTACCCGTACCTACGACGAGACGTTCTACGCATGGGTCGCCGAGGCAGCCAGCAAGATGCCGCGCCTGGTGACGAACGATCGCCCCTGGGGCCAGGATCCCATCGCCACGAGCGTCAAGCCGACCCGCAAGTACCAGGATCTGTTCCCTGATGATGAATAG